In Actinoplanes sp. NBC_00393, a single genomic region encodes these proteins:
- a CDS encoding thiolase C-terminal domain-containing protein, with protein MSVAIAGAAECDLGKTGKSILELQTQAVTRALADAGLTPADVDGLATNGISRFSATQLADYLGIQPAWSDSSFAGGAVFEMYVARAAQAINAGQCSTVVISYASNQRSARSRKLTGTYEEGTPEAAFEEPYRPLYPISYYAMVAQRYLHTYGLDRADLAAVAVAARDRAQRNPTAWTYGRGPLTVDDVLAAPMISSPLGALDCCLVTDGGGAVVLTSLDRARDLPRPPVVVLGYGEALTHTGMATAPDLLRTGAIDSGRRAFARAGLVPADIDVVQLYDSFTISVPLGLEALGFAPPGAGLSATVPHNTGGGGLAYCHPGQFGVLLLVEAVRQLRGECGERQVPGAATALAHGTGGIFSSHATVILRADR; from the coding sequence ATGAGCGTGGCGATCGCGGGGGCCGCCGAGTGCGACCTGGGGAAGACCGGGAAGTCGATCCTGGAGCTGCAGACCCAGGCGGTCACCCGGGCGCTCGCCGACGCCGGGCTCACCCCGGCCGACGTGGACGGCCTCGCCACCAACGGGATCTCCCGCTTCTCGGCGACCCAACTCGCGGACTACCTGGGGATCCAGCCGGCCTGGAGCGACTCCAGCTTCGCTGGGGGCGCGGTCTTCGAGATGTACGTGGCACGCGCGGCCCAGGCGATCAACGCGGGACAGTGTTCGACTGTCGTCATCTCGTACGCCAGCAATCAGCGCTCCGCCCGCAGCCGCAAGCTGACCGGGACCTACGAGGAAGGGACGCCGGAGGCGGCGTTCGAGGAGCCGTACCGTCCGCTCTACCCGATCTCCTACTACGCCATGGTCGCCCAGCGTTACCTGCACACGTACGGCCTGGACCGCGCCGATCTGGCCGCGGTCGCGGTGGCCGCGCGGGACCGTGCCCAGCGCAACCCGACGGCCTGGACCTACGGTAGGGGCCCGCTGACCGTCGACGACGTGCTCGCCGCCCCGATGATCTCCAGCCCGCTCGGCGCGCTGGACTGCTGCCTGGTCACCGACGGTGGTGGCGCGGTCGTGCTGACCTCGCTCGACCGGGCCCGGGACCTGCCGAGACCGCCGGTGGTGGTGCTCGGCTACGGCGAGGCGCTGACCCACACCGGGATGGCGACCGCGCCCGACCTGCTGCGGACCGGAGCGATCGATTCCGGTCGTCGCGCCTTCGCTCGTGCGGGTCTGGTCCCGGCGGACATCGACGTGGTGCAGCTCTACGACTCGTTCACCATCTCGGTCCCGCTCGGCCTGGAAGCGCTCGGCTTCGCCCCGCCCGGCGCGGGCCTGTCCGCGACCGTGCCGCACAACACCGGCGGGGGCGGGCTCGCCTACTGCCATCCCGGCCAGTTCGGCGTGTTGCTGCTGGTGGAGGCAGTGCGCCAGCTGCGCGGGGAGTGCGGTGAGCGGCAGGTGCCGGGGGCCGCGACCGCTCTCGCCCACGGGACCGGCGGCATCTTCTCCAGCCACGCCACGGTGATCCTGAGGGCCGACCGATGA
- a CDS encoding IclR family transcriptional regulator, translated as MPTRSVPPAPAEDESQSRSIAAVERAMDVLLYFGRTDQPDLGVTEIATALGLTKAAVHRILTALRSRELITVDPATRRYALGHAAVALGRAYLARTDVRAMAAPELKHLSERTHETATLSLRRGDTRLYVDQVVPDQELRLEVSLGIPFPLNAGASSKAFLAFLPDFEVEAYLGRHPLESVTDKTITDPAKLRKDLAAIRKRGYATSLGERQAGAASVAAPIFDHDARVVAVISLAGPALRFKPESDERGLADLLEAAARISAQLGYQPID; from the coding sequence GTGCCGACCCGATCCGTGCCGCCGGCACCGGCCGAGGACGAGAGCCAGTCGCGGTCCATCGCCGCCGTCGAGCGCGCGATGGATGTTCTGCTCTACTTCGGCCGTACTGATCAGCCTGATCTCGGGGTCACCGAGATCGCCACCGCTCTCGGGCTCACCAAGGCCGCCGTGCACCGCATCCTGACCGCGCTGCGCAGCCGGGAGCTGATCACCGTCGACCCGGCCACCCGCCGCTATGCGCTCGGGCACGCCGCGGTGGCGCTCGGCCGGGCGTACCTGGCTCGCACCGACGTGCGCGCGATGGCCGCGCCCGAGCTCAAGCACCTCTCCGAGCGCACCCACGAGACGGCGACCCTGTCGCTGCGCCGGGGCGACACCCGGCTCTATGTCGACCAGGTGGTGCCCGACCAGGAGCTGCGCCTGGAGGTGAGCCTGGGCATCCCGTTCCCGCTCAACGCCGGCGCCTCGTCGAAGGCGTTCCTGGCCTTCCTGCCGGACTTCGAGGTGGAGGCGTACCTCGGCAGGCACCCGCTGGAGTCGGTGACCGACAAGACCATCACCGACCCGGCCAAGCTGCGCAAGGATCTGGCGGCCATCCGCAAGCGGGGGTACGCGACCTCGCTCGGCGAACGTCAGGCCGGGGCGGCGTCGGTCGCCGCGCCGATCTTCGACCACGACGCCCGGGTGGTCGCCGTGATCAGCCTGGCCGGGCCGGCGCTGCGGTTCAAACCGGAGTCCGACGAGCGGGGCCTGGCCGACCTGCTCGAAGCCGCCGCCCGGATCTCCGCGCAGCTCGGGTACCAGCCGATCGACTAG
- a CDS encoding LLM class flavin-dependent oxidoreductase — protein MRLDLQPWGETMAELVAAARAAESAGAGVIWAPELHRSAFTTATAMAAGTQKESGGEGRVGVGTGIALAFARSAMLTAMAAADLDELSGGRFRLGLGTGVARLNQDWHGVPFERPLPRLRDTVAIVRAVLAGGDPINHRGVRSIRVRGWRRPYPGVREHIPVYLAGVGPAMVALAGEVADGWIAHELCPPAELRDRVWPALRSGHVRRAGRTDFDVVAAACCSVDPDPAVARRRAANVVGFYASVRSYAPTFAAAGFGQVCEAAAAALKAGRPADELGGLVPDAMVDAFVIAGTPGQCADRIAAYDGLADAIKLSPPSYGLPAEETREAQERLLELVGSLR, from the coding sequence ATGAGGCTGGACCTGCAGCCCTGGGGCGAGACCATGGCCGAGCTGGTCGCCGCGGCCCGGGCCGCGGAGAGCGCCGGCGCCGGAGTGATCTGGGCCCCCGAGCTGCACCGCAGCGCCTTCACCACGGCCACCGCGATGGCCGCCGGCACGCAGAAGGAATCCGGCGGCGAGGGGCGGGTGGGGGTCGGCACCGGCATCGCCCTGGCCTTCGCCCGCAGCGCGATGCTCACCGCCATGGCCGCCGCCGATCTCGACGAGCTGTCCGGGGGCCGATTCCGGCTCGGGCTCGGCACCGGCGTGGCCCGGCTGAACCAGGACTGGCACGGCGTGCCGTTCGAGCGCCCGCTTCCCCGGCTGCGCGACACCGTGGCGATCGTCCGGGCCGTGCTGGCCGGCGGTGACCCGATCAACCACCGCGGTGTCCGGTCGATCCGGGTCCGCGGCTGGCGCCGGCCCTATCCGGGGGTCCGCGAGCACATTCCGGTCTACCTGGCCGGGGTCGGGCCGGCGATGGTCGCGCTCGCCGGCGAGGTGGCGGACGGCTGGATCGCCCACGAGCTGTGCCCGCCCGCGGAACTGCGGGACCGGGTCTGGCCCGCGCTGCGGTCCGGCCACGTCCGCCGCGCCGGGAGAACTGACTTCGACGTGGTCGCCGCGGCGTGCTGCTCGGTCGATCCCGACCCGGCCGTGGCCCGCCGCCGGGCCGCGAACGTGGTCGGCTTCTACGCGTCGGTCCGGTCCTATGCGCCGACGTTCGCGGCGGCCGGTTTCGGGCAGGTCTGTGAGGCTGCCGCCGCCGCCCTCAAAGCCGGCCGGCCGGCCGACGAACTGGGCGGGCTGGTCCCGGACGCGATGGTGGACGCCTTCGTGATCGCCGGCACCCCGGGGCAGTGCGCCGACCGGATCGCCGCCTACGACGGGCTGGCCGACGCGATCAAGCTGTCCCCGCCGTCCTACGGCCTGCCCGCCGAAGAGACCCGGGAAGCACAGGAGCGTCTGCTCGAACTGGTGGGGAGCCTGCGGTGA
- a CDS encoding MaoC family dehydratase, with amino-acid sequence MLGRYYEDFTVGDTYRHPLGRTISEADNTWFTLLTMNTNQSHFNADYAAGTPYQRLLVNSTLTVAIVTGLSVPDVSQHAFANLGWERIDMPHPVFVGDTIYAKSTVLELRESKSRPYAGIVKVFTTGFNQDGVDVITWTRTMLVYKRGHGPGAGR; translated from the coding sequence ATGCTCGGCCGCTATTACGAAGACTTCACCGTCGGCGACACGTACCGCCACCCCCTCGGGCGCACCATCTCCGAAGCGGACAACACGTGGTTCACGCTTCTGACGATGAACACCAACCAGAGCCACTTCAACGCCGACTACGCGGCCGGGACGCCGTACCAGAGACTGCTGGTCAACTCCACCCTGACGGTGGCGATCGTGACCGGGCTGTCGGTTCCCGACGTCAGCCAGCACGCCTTCGCCAACCTGGGCTGGGAGCGCATCGACATGCCCCACCCGGTCTTCGTCGGCGACACCATCTACGCGAAGTCCACCGTCCTTGAGCTGCGCGAGTCGAAGTCCCGGCCGTACGCGGGGATCGTCAAGGTCTTCACCACCGGCTTCAACCAGGACGGCGTCGACGTGATCACCTGGACCCGGACGATGCTGGTCTACAAGCGCGGCCACGGTCCGGGCGCCGGCCGATGA
- a CDS encoding FAS1-like dehydratase domain-containing protein, which produces MTLLTPALAARIGEEVSYTAPEPLGRAAIRYFALATGDTDPAHLAGDVAPPTLICETNQYAGLPRDADGYAGHGWHLDVPGTRLVRGGNAYRFERPVGPDDVITARWRLAGITERVTGSSKRMLVVTSVATYTDQAGRVLAVNEETLIYVER; this is translated from the coding sequence GTGACACTGCTGACGCCGGCATTGGCCGCCCGGATCGGGGAGGAGGTCAGCTACACCGCGCCGGAGCCGCTCGGCCGCGCGGCGATCCGCTACTTCGCGCTGGCCACCGGCGACACCGACCCGGCCCACCTGGCCGGAGACGTCGCGCCGCCCACGCTGATCTGCGAGACCAACCAGTACGCGGGACTGCCACGAGACGCCGACGGCTACGCCGGGCACGGCTGGCACCTCGACGTGCCGGGGACCCGGCTCGTCCGGGGCGGGAACGCCTACCGGTTCGAGCGGCCGGTCGGCCCCGACGACGTGATCACTGCCCGCTGGAGGCTCGCCGGCATCACCGAACGGGTCACCGGCAGCAGCAAGCGGATGCTCGTGGTCACGTCGGTCGCCACGTACACCGACCAGGCCGGCCGGGTGCTCGCCGTCAACGAGGAGACGTTGATCTATGTCGAGCGGTGA
- a CDS encoding MaoC/PaaZ C-terminal domain-containing protein gives MSSGDLSFERRIELPDMIAYAGATWDWHRLHYDADYLRERGLDRPVVDGQVFGAYLAIALRDWFGPDAVVTELSFRFKNLVFAGETIRCAGSVRGRDAGKVELDLRVEVVDDGRIAVAPASAVLTLP, from the coding sequence ATGTCGAGCGGTGACCTCTCGTTCGAGCGCAGGATCGAGCTGCCGGACATGATCGCGTACGCGGGCGCCACCTGGGACTGGCACCGGCTCCACTACGACGCCGACTACCTGCGGGAACGCGGACTCGACCGGCCGGTCGTGGACGGGCAGGTGTTCGGGGCGTACCTGGCGATCGCGCTGCGCGACTGGTTCGGGCCGGACGCGGTCGTCACCGAGTTGTCGTTCCGGTTCAAGAACCTGGTCTTCGCCGGCGAGACGATCCGCTGCGCCGGCTCGGTGCGCGGCCGGGACGCCGGGAAAGTCGAGCTGGACCTGCGCGTCGAGGTGGTCGACGACGGCCGGATCGCGGTCGCGCCGGCCTCGGCGGTGCTGACGCTGCCATGA
- a CDS encoding MmgE/PrpD family protein — protein sequence MTAAVVLARWAAGLSFADLPDAVVAAAQEHLIDAVGCAVAGIRRGAATPALTVARGLGGPPEARLFTGERVGAVAAAFGNAVAVHALDFDDTHAGGLVHASAVTVPVALSMGEQTGAGGSEMVTALVAGLETVCRLGAAAPHGFHARGLHATSMCGVVGAAVTAGRLLGLDAPTLAHAIGIAASGASGLLEFLHSPASTKQLHPGTAAANGILAARLAAAGATGPPGALDGEYGLFRALAAREPDRDVLLGALGERWETTRIGIKPYPACRLTHASIDAAGEFTGSKPSALTVTLHPDAVPIVAGAEKRRPRSAYEAKFSVYWCVAAMVVDGWVDLDSFEDLDRPDVLDLAARITVVAHDPGTVAADAPGIVEGDGRTSRVERSTGGGVRTKAAANLGPGADAVFAADGPAALLDAVEGCLK from the coding sequence ATGACGGCCGCGGTGGTGCTCGCCAGGTGGGCGGCCGGGCTGAGCTTCGCCGACCTGCCGGACGCGGTCGTCGCGGCGGCGCAGGAGCATCTGATCGACGCGGTCGGCTGTGCGGTCGCCGGGATCCGCCGGGGTGCCGCGACACCCGCGCTGACCGTCGCGCGCGGGCTGGGCGGGCCACCGGAGGCGCGGTTGTTCACCGGGGAGCGGGTCGGGGCGGTCGCGGCGGCGTTCGGCAACGCGGTCGCGGTGCACGCGCTCGACTTCGACGACACCCACGCCGGCGGGCTGGTGCACGCGAGCGCGGTGACCGTACCGGTGGCTCTCTCAATGGGCGAACAGACCGGGGCCGGCGGCAGCGAGATGGTGACCGCCCTGGTCGCGGGGTTGGAGACGGTGTGCCGGCTCGGCGCCGCGGCGCCGCACGGCTTTCATGCGCGCGGCCTGCACGCCACCTCGATGTGCGGCGTCGTCGGCGCCGCCGTGACCGCCGGCAGACTGCTCGGTCTCGACGCGCCGACCCTCGCCCACGCCATCGGCATCGCGGCCAGCGGCGCGAGTGGGCTGCTGGAGTTCCTGCACAGCCCGGCGAGCACGAAACAGCTGCACCCGGGCACGGCCGCCGCGAACGGCATCCTGGCCGCCCGGCTCGCCGCCGCCGGCGCCACCGGACCGCCCGGCGCCCTCGACGGCGAGTACGGCCTGTTCCGCGCCCTGGCCGCCCGCGAACCCGATCGTGACGTGCTGCTCGGCGCGCTCGGGGAGCGCTGGGAGACCACGCGGATCGGGATCAAGCCGTATCCGGCCTGCCGGCTCACCCACGCCTCGATCGACGCCGCCGGCGAGTTCACCGGCAGCAAGCCGTCCGCGCTCACCGTGACGCTGCACCCGGACGCCGTGCCGATCGTCGCGGGGGCGGAGAAACGGCGGCCGCGCAGTGCCTACGAGGCGAAGTTCAGCGTCTACTGGTGCGTGGCGGCGATGGTCGTGGACGGCTGGGTGGACTTGGACTCGTTCGAGGACCTGGACCGGCCCGACGTGCTCGACCTCGCCGCCCGGATCACCGTCGTGGCGCACGATCCGGGGACCGTCGCGGCCGACGCTCCCGGCATCGTCGAGGGCGACGGGCGCACCTCGCGGGTGGAGCGGTCGACCGGCGGGGGAGTGCGGACCAAGGCTGCCGCCAACCTGGGGCCGGGAGCGGACGCGGTCTTCGCGGCCGACGGTCCCGCCGCTCTGCTGGACGCTGTCGAAGGGTGCCTGAAATGA
- a CDS encoding CaiB/BaiF CoA transferase family protein, with protein sequence MRPLEDIRIVAVEQYGAGPFGSVHLADLGADVIKIEEPGTGGDVGRYVPPYQEGEDSLFFETFNRGKRSLSLDLGSPAGRQVFEDLVANSDAVWSNLRGDVPAKIGITYDQLKHLNPAIVCCSLTGFGMTGPRAKQPGYDYILQGLAGWMELTGEPGGPPTKSGLSIVDYSGGFVAAIALLAGVHAARRDGAGMDCDLSLFDTAIGMLTYPAAWHLNAGFTPSRTRYSAHPSLVPFQLFPTADGWVVVGCAKEKFWQRLVAVLNVPALADARFATFAERRTHAASLLPMLEEIFASRTTADWLAVLEPAGIPCGPVNDVEAALRDPHTIARGLLVETEHPHYGTVRQVASPVRVGGQPPAYRRAPRRGEDLGYVAELLGYSGDRLDDLRAAGAFGKDAG encoded by the coding sequence GTGAGACCTCTCGAGGACATCCGGATCGTCGCGGTCGAACAGTACGGCGCCGGCCCGTTCGGCTCGGTGCACCTGGCCGACCTGGGCGCCGACGTCATCAAGATCGAGGAGCCGGGCACCGGTGGTGACGTGGGGCGCTACGTGCCGCCGTACCAGGAGGGCGAGGACTCGCTCTTCTTCGAGACGTTCAACCGCGGCAAACGCTCGCTCTCGCTGGACCTGGGCAGCCCGGCCGGCCGGCAGGTCTTCGAGGACCTGGTGGCGAACTCCGACGCCGTCTGGTCGAACCTGCGCGGCGACGTACCCGCCAAGATCGGCATCACCTACGACCAGCTGAAACACCTGAACCCGGCGATCGTCTGCTGCTCGCTGACCGGCTTCGGGATGACCGGGCCGCGCGCGAAGCAGCCCGGGTACGACTACATCCTGCAGGGCCTGGCCGGCTGGATGGAGCTCACCGGCGAGCCGGGCGGCCCACCCACCAAGTCCGGGCTCTCCATCGTGGACTACTCGGGCGGCTTCGTGGCCGCGATCGCCCTGCTGGCCGGCGTGCACGCGGCCCGCCGCGACGGCGCCGGCATGGACTGCGACCTGAGCCTGTTCGACACCGCGATCGGCATGCTGACCTATCCGGCGGCCTGGCACCTCAACGCCGGTTTCACCCCGTCCCGGACGCGGTACTCGGCGCACCCGTCACTGGTGCCGTTCCAGCTCTTCCCGACCGCGGACGGCTGGGTCGTGGTCGGTTGCGCCAAGGAGAAGTTCTGGCAGCGCCTGGTCGCGGTCCTGAACGTTCCCGCGCTCGCCGACGCCCGCTTCGCCACCTTCGCCGAGCGCCGCACGCACGCGGCTTCGCTGCTGCCGATGCTCGAGGAGATCTTCGCGAGCCGGACCACCGCCGACTGGCTGGCCGTGCTGGAACCGGCCGGCATCCCGTGTGGTCCGGTCAACGACGTCGAAGCGGCGCTGCGCGACCCGCACACGATCGCGCGCGGTCTGCTGGTGGAGACCGAGCATCCGCACTACGGCACGGTCCGCCAGGTCGCTTCCCCGGTCCGGGTCGGCGGTCAGCCGCCGGCTTACCGGCGGGCGCCGCGCCGAGGAGAAGATCTGGGGTACGTCGCAGAGCTGCTCGGTTATTCCGGGGACCGCCTCGACGACCTGCGTGCCGCGGGCGCCTTCGGCAAGGACGCCGGATGA
- a CDS encoding acyl-CoA dehydrogenase family protein has product MADRLIGEKLVDDMTVDEKARAALVEQVLPALRARAEQADRDGAFPREHIDVLREAGLLGLIVPEEYGGLGGTLRDLAAATYAMGSACPSTALAFFFHNTSASRGLLPLEAIESGLFADEDVPVVRAFAEKVLRLMAGGTWLANFASESVKSSGANISIATTAVPATRDGVAGWEITGEKSFGCATGIADYYLVTARLDGYDTADGLVMFLVPREAPGVSERPFWDGLGMRGSANHGIKLDAVFIPQEDALTVPGAFVKMLQCSRGSFVGNQLAITAVYVGAAQGVYDDTLERLTRKTFADTGRPVAESPMHQVIIGDMTESLETAYLWLRRQLLIETCEPPIATKTEVYAQWRIAKGSICQAAFDVALGAFKASGTSGATMNGVVGRALRDLAMGLVMTFPPERGRLEAASVITSNKANALFASVAQ; this is encoded by the coding sequence ATGGCCGACAGACTTATCGGCGAGAAACTCGTCGACGACATGACCGTCGACGAGAAAGCCCGCGCGGCGCTCGTCGAACAGGTCCTGCCGGCGCTGCGGGCCCGGGCCGAGCAGGCCGACCGCGACGGCGCCTTCCCGCGCGAGCACATCGACGTGCTGCGCGAGGCCGGTCTGCTCGGGCTGATCGTCCCGGAGGAGTACGGCGGGCTCGGCGGGACACTGCGGGACCTGGCCGCGGCCACCTACGCGATGGGCAGCGCCTGCCCGTCCACCGCGCTGGCCTTCTTCTTCCACAACACCTCCGCGTCGCGCGGCCTGCTGCCGCTGGAGGCGATCGAGTCCGGGCTGTTCGCCGACGAGGACGTGCCGGTCGTCAGAGCGTTCGCCGAGAAGGTGCTGCGGCTGATGGCCGGCGGCACCTGGCTGGCGAACTTCGCGAGCGAGTCGGTGAAGAGCAGCGGCGCGAACATCTCGATCGCCACCACCGCGGTGCCGGCCACCCGTGACGGCGTCGCGGGCTGGGAGATCACCGGGGAGAAGTCGTTCGGCTGCGCCACCGGGATCGCCGACTACTACCTGGTCACCGCGCGACTCGACGGCTACGACACGGCCGACGGGCTGGTCATGTTCCTGGTGCCGCGGGAGGCGCCGGGCGTCTCCGAGCGGCCGTTCTGGGACGGGCTCGGCATGCGCGGCAGCGCGAACCACGGCATCAAGCTGGACGCGGTGTTCATCCCGCAGGAGGACGCGCTGACCGTGCCGGGCGCGTTCGTGAAGATGCTGCAGTGCAGCCGGGGCAGCTTCGTCGGCAACCAGCTGGCGATCACCGCGGTCTACGTCGGCGCGGCCCAGGGGGTCTACGACGACACCCTGGAGCGGCTCACCCGCAAGACGTTCGCCGACACGGGCCGGCCGGTCGCCGAATCACCGATGCATCAGGTGATCATCGGCGACATGACCGAGAGCCTGGAGACGGCATATCTGTGGCTGCGCCGGCAGCTGCTGATCGAGACCTGCGAGCCGCCGATCGCCACCAAGACCGAGGTGTACGCCCAGTGGCGCATCGCCAAGGGCTCGATCTGCCAGGCGGCGTTCGACGTCGCGCTCGGCGCGTTCAAGGCGTCCGGCACGTCCGGGGCGACGATGAACGGGGTGGTCGGCCGGGCCCTGCGTGACCTGGCGATGGGCCTGGTCATGACGTTCCCGCCGGAGCGCGGCCGCTTGGAAGCCGCCTCGGTGATCACCAGCAACAAGGCGAACGCCCTGTTCGCGAGCGTGGCCCAGTGA
- a CDS encoding RidA family protein, which yields MTVHLPAVPGYDQLPAVFAEAGLRVRDVVHVTEYVTAAALAEPSTLDEERAAALGDHRVPVSRVPVEAIVDTDAPYAVGVTAHFGGGALLTDGDDVLRVAGGVVHLPSVHTTDGDFRDQYRWCLQRIATLLAAAGLDTGALVRTVDYTATATRAEYPRCGRPRRELLPGPVHPGAAGILVDVPVTPGARVSLDAIAAAGPLTVLNPGWARYDTLTYKPAVRAGDTVYLAGFGALDPVTQAALHDGDLLAQADFVYRSIETVLAEAGATGEQVTHLVEYLTPAAVADYPRTSALREKHFPNAAVTSVVCSALLRPEFLLEAVPTAVLS from the coding sequence ATGACCGTTCATCTGCCGGCGGTGCCCGGCTACGACCAGCTCCCCGCGGTGTTCGCCGAGGCCGGGCTGCGGGTGCGGGATGTCGTCCACGTGACCGAGTACGTGACGGCTGCCGCGCTCGCCGAGCCGTCCACCCTGGACGAGGAGCGGGCCGCGGCGCTCGGCGATCACCGGGTGCCGGTGTCCCGTGTGCCGGTCGAGGCGATCGTCGACACCGACGCGCCCTACGCCGTCGGGGTGACCGCGCACTTCGGCGGCGGCGCCCTGCTCACCGACGGCGACGACGTGCTGCGGGTCGCCGGCGGGGTGGTCCACCTGCCCAGCGTGCACACCACCGACGGCGACTTCCGCGACCAGTACCGGTGGTGCCTGCAACGGATCGCCACCCTGCTCGCCGCCGCCGGCCTGGACACCGGCGCCCTGGTCCGCACCGTCGACTACACGGCCACCGCGACCCGCGCCGAATATCCGCGGTGCGGCCGGCCCCGCCGCGAACTGCTGCCCGGCCCGGTGCACCCGGGCGCGGCCGGCATCCTGGTCGACGTGCCGGTGACGCCGGGAGCGCGGGTGTCGCTCGACGCGATCGCCGCCGCCGGGCCGCTCACCGTGCTCAACCCGGGGTGGGCGCGTTACGACACCCTCACCTACAAGCCGGCCGTGCGGGCCGGCGACACCGTCTACCTCGCCGGGTTCGGCGCGCTCGACCCGGTCACCCAGGCGGCGCTGCACGACGGGGACCTGCTCGCCCAGGCCGACTTCGTCTACCGCAGCATCGAGACCGTGCTGGCCGAGGCCGGCGCCACCGGCGAGCAGGTCACCCACCTCGTGGAATACCTGACGCCGGCCGCGGTCGCCGACTACCCGCGCACCAGCGCCCTGCGGGAGAAACACTTCCCGAACGCGGCGGTCACCTCGGTGGTCTGCTCGGCGCTGCTGCGGCCCGAATTCCTCCTCGAAGCCGTGCCGACGGCGGTGCTGTCGTGA
- a CDS encoding flavin reductase — MDSQTFRTVLGQWPSGVCVVTTAGPRGAHGMTASSFSSVSLDPPLVSVCLGNHLPSRALLGEAGKFALSFLGKDQAHIGRRFAGQQPGITDRFAGLDWITTPNGCPVLADAVAWLDCRVAHAYPGGDHTIFVGEVTAAATPRIISPLLFHSRNWMQIADPLPASVQLTVDVPAGGPLADELRRSGARIRDDGRCYEFLADGPAALPSPERIIAAKRAGHTVVGYVTDAFDPDREDDVLATISALHALGCDEVGCMESERTPASPLQVRRVLQDAVVRVRPAVLRVRLSGQNRLALVNALVAMKSGVTHFDVVAPGAGSAGLPLDDLLHLSRQLEVAGPIAADLALLRE; from the coding sequence GTGGACAGCCAGACTTTCCGAACCGTCCTCGGCCAGTGGCCGAGCGGGGTCTGCGTGGTGACCACGGCCGGCCCGCGCGGCGCACACGGGATGACCGCCAGTTCATTCTCCTCCGTCAGCCTCGATCCCCCACTGGTCTCGGTGTGCCTCGGCAACCATCTGCCCAGCCGGGCACTCCTGGGCGAGGCGGGCAAGTTCGCGCTCAGCTTCCTCGGCAAGGACCAGGCGCACATCGGGCGCCGGTTCGCCGGGCAGCAGCCCGGGATCACCGACCGGTTCGCCGGGCTCGACTGGATCACCACGCCGAACGGGTGCCCGGTCCTCGCCGACGCCGTGGCCTGGCTGGACTGCCGGGTCGCGCACGCGTACCCGGGCGGCGACCACACCATCTTCGTCGGCGAGGTCACCGCGGCCGCCACCCCGCGGATCATCTCGCCGCTGCTGTTCCACTCGCGCAACTGGATGCAGATCGCCGACCCGCTGCCCGCCTCGGTGCAGCTCACCGTGGACGTGCCGGCCGGCGGCCCGCTCGCCGACGAGCTGCGCCGCAGCGGCGCCCGGATCCGCGACGACGGCCGCTGCTACGAGTTCCTCGCCGACGGTCCCGCCGCGCTGCCCTCACCGGAGCGGATCATCGCGGCCAAGCGGGCCGGGCACACCGTGGTCGGTTACGTGACCGACGCCTTCGACCCGGACCGTGAGGACGACGTGCTCGCCACCATCAGCGCCCTGCACGCGCTCGGCTGCGACGAGGTCGGCTGCATGGAGTCGGAGCGCACGCCCGCGTCGCCGCTGCAGGTGCGCCGGGTGCTGCAGGACGCCGTGGTCCGGGTCCGGCCGGCCGTGCTGCGGGTCCGGCTCTCCGGACAGAACCGTCTCGCCCTGGTCAACGCGCTCGTCGCGATGAAGAGCGGGGTGACGCACTTCGACGTCGTCGCACCCGGCGCCGGCTCGGCCGGGCTGCCGCTGGACGACCTGCTCCACCTGTCCCGCCAACTGGAGGTGGCCGGGCCGATCGCCGCCGACCTCGCATTGCTTAGGGAGTGA